The following are from one region of the Cyanobium gracile PCC 6307 genome:
- a CDS encoding CNNM domain-containing protein, whose translation MNDLLLLVLAVVGMLMGSFLCSGVEAALLTVNPVKVHELASRPRPVAGARRLESLRQRLGRTLAVLVIANNIFNIFGSLMVGGFASVVFSRLGVSGPALPLFSVALTVLVILLGEILPKAIGSKLALPVALATAPALGVFTRLMLPLVLLLERILPAITAENEISTDEEEIRLLARLGSQKGQIEADEAAMIAKVFQLNDLTARDLMLPRVSAPTLAGHQSLDEQRSTLLRHTTAWWVVLGEEVDEVLGVASREQLLTALVEGRGASQAADLCEPVEFVPEMIRADRLLTSFRRNGSGVRVVVDEFGGFVGVIGPEAVLAVLAGWWRRPASAAESPP comes from the coding sequence ATGAACGATCTCCTGCTCCTGGTGCTGGCGGTGGTCGGGATGCTGATGGGGTCCTTTCTGTGCTCGGGGGTGGAGGCGGCCCTGCTCACCGTCAACCCGGTGAAGGTGCATGAACTGGCGAGCCGCCCCCGGCCGGTGGCGGGGGCCCGGCGGCTGGAGAGCCTGCGTCAGCGCCTCGGCCGCACCCTGGCGGTGCTGGTGATCGCCAACAACATCTTCAACATCTTCGGCAGCCTGATGGTGGGCGGCTTCGCCAGTGTCGTCTTCTCCCGCCTCGGCGTCAGCGGCCCTGCCCTGCCCCTGTTCTCGGTGGCCCTCACCGTGCTGGTGATCCTGCTGGGGGAGATCCTGCCCAAGGCCATCGGCAGCAAGCTGGCCCTGCCGGTGGCCCTCGCCACGGCCCCTGCCCTGGGGGTGTTCACCCGGCTGATGCTGCCTCTGGTGCTGCTGCTGGAGCGCATCCTGCCGGCGATCACGGCCGAGAACGAGATCAGCACCGACGAAGAGGAGATCCGCCTGCTGGCCAGGCTCGGTTCCCAGAAGGGGCAGATCGAGGCCGATGAGGCCGCCATGATCGCCAAGGTGTTCCAGCTCAACGACCTCACCGCCCGCGACCTGATGCTGCCCCGGGTGTCGGCCCCCACCCTGGCGGGCCATCAGAGCCTCGATGAGCAGCGCTCCACCCTGCTGCGCCACACCACCGCCTGGTGGGTGGTGCTGGGGGAGGAGGTGGACGAGGTGCTGGGGGTGGCCAGCCGCGAGCAGCTCCTCACCGCCCTGGTGGAGGGGCGGGGGGCCAGCCAGGCCGCCGACCTCTGCGAACCGGTGGAGTTCGTGCCGGAGATGATCCGGGCCGACCGCCTGCTCACCAGCTTCCGCCGCAACGGTTCCGGGGTGCGGGTGGTGGTCGATGAGTTCGGCGGTTTCGTGGGGGTGATCGGGCCTGAGGCGGTGCTGGCGGTGCTGGCGGGCTGGTGGCGCCGGCCCGCCTCCGCCGCGGAGAGTCCCCCGTGA
- a CDS encoding DUF697 domain-containing protein, whose product MLSGREQAALAPELASLDRQLERLRRRRPRVAVFGRVGVGKSSLLNALLGEEHFATDVAHGCTRRQEQRAWGQPVAGLEGVDLVDTPGIDEIAAAARSRLAARVAVGADLVLLVIDSDLTVMDAQALDDLLASGKPLLLVLNRSDCWPEAERDALLASIDRRLPPGARQLRPLPVAAAPRAARLRPDGRVRSEAAPPRVEPLRRELTGLLERHGELLLALNALRAADRFSQALHRCRLRHGRRQAQGLIGRFAALKATGVAANPLLLLDLAGGLACDSALVVQLCQLYGLPMTRSGARALLARLGGHNALLGGAQLGLQLLLGGLRQLLLLAAPLSGGLSLAPAAPVALAQAALAVHTTRRTGRLAAAELLRAATAAGQPGALLRRLVRQDPETRRWLSEWQQQGGQGSAGGGLQP is encoded by the coding sequence GTGCTCAGCGGCCGGGAGCAGGCGGCCCTGGCGCCGGAGCTGGCCAGCCTCGACCGCCAGCTGGAGCGCCTGCGCCGCCGCCGGCCGCGTGTGGCGGTGTTCGGCCGGGTGGGGGTGGGCAAGTCGAGCCTGCTCAATGCCCTTCTCGGCGAGGAGCACTTCGCCACCGATGTGGCCCACGGCTGCACCCGCCGCCAGGAGCAGCGGGCCTGGGGCCAGCCCGTGGCCGGCCTGGAGGGGGTCGACCTGGTGGACACCCCCGGCATCGATGAGATCGCCGCCGCCGCTCGCTCGCGCCTGGCGGCCCGGGTGGCGGTGGGCGCCGACCTGGTGCTGCTGGTGATCGACAGCGACCTCACGGTGATGGACGCCCAGGCCCTCGACGACCTGCTGGCCTCCGGCAAGCCGCTGCTGCTGGTGCTGAACCGCAGCGACTGCTGGCCGGAGGCCGAACGGGACGCCCTGCTCGCCAGCATTGACCGGCGCCTGCCGCCGGGGGCCCGCCAGCTGCGGCCCCTGCCGGTGGCGGCCGCCCCCCGGGCGGCCCGCCTGCGCCCCGATGGTCGGGTCCGCAGCGAAGCGGCTCCCCCGCGGGTGGAGCCCCTGCGCCGGGAGCTCACCGGCCTGCTGGAACGCCACGGGGAGTTGCTGCTGGCCCTCAACGCCCTGCGGGCCGCCGACCGCTTCAGCCAGGCCCTGCACCGCTGCCGGCTGCGCCACGGTCGCCGCCAGGCCCAGGGCCTGATCGGCCGCTTCGCGGCCCTCAAGGCCACGGGGGTGGCGGCCAACCCCCTGCTGCTGCTCGACCTGGCCGGTGGTCTGGCCTGTGACAGCGCCCTGGTGGTGCAGCTCTGCCAGCTCTATGGCCTGCCGATGACCCGCAGCGGTGCCCGCGCCCTGCTGGCCCGTCTGGGTGGCCACAACGCCCTGCTGGGGGGCGCCCAGCTGGGCCTGCAGTTGCTGCTGGGTGGCCTGCGCCAGCTGCTGCTGCTGGCGGCGCCCCTGAGCGGCGGCCTGAGCCTGGCGCCGGCGGCGCCGGTGGCCCTGGCCCAGGCGGCCCTGGCGGTGCACACCACCCGCCGCACGGGCCGGCTCGCCGCCGCCGAGCTGCTGCGCGCTGCCACCGCCGCGGGCCAGCCGGGGGCCCTGCTGCGCCGGCTGGTGCGGCAGGATCCCGAGACCCGGCGTTGGCTGAGCGAATGGCAGCAGCAGGGGGGCCAGGGCAGCGCCGGCGGCGGCCTGCAGCCATGA
- a CDS encoding nicotinate-nucleotide adenylyltransferase, with amino-acid sequence MTAASGDAPLSRLALFGTSADPPTRGHRALLEGLLGLFPQVLTWASDNPLKHHGAPLEVRSALLAALVAAIDDPRLSLEQDLSSPWAVETLERARARWPERELVFVVGSDLAGQIHRWRRAEELLRGCRLGIARRQGWPLEAADLERLRGLGATLDLLPLAIPPSASSRIREQPDPAQVPSELWPVLLQHNLYGLSEP; translated from the coding sequence ATGACGGCCGCCAGCGGTGACGCCCCGTTGAGCCGTCTTGCCCTGTTCGGCACCAGCGCCGATCCCCCCACCCGCGGCCACCGGGCCCTGTTGGAGGGGCTGCTGGGCCTGTTCCCCCAGGTGCTCACCTGGGCCAGCGACAACCCGCTCAAGCACCACGGCGCCCCCCTGGAGGTGCGCTCGGCCCTGCTGGCTGCCCTGGTGGCCGCCATCGACGACCCGCGGCTCAGCCTGGAGCAGGACCTCAGCAGCCCCTGGGCGGTGGAGACCCTGGAGCGGGCCCGGGCCCGCTGGCCCGAGAGGGAGCTGGTGTTCGTGGTGGGCAGCGACCTGGCCGGCCAGATCCACCGCTGGAGGCGGGCCGAGGAGCTGCTGCGCGGCTGCCGGCTCGGCATCGCCCGCCGCCAGGGCTGGCCCCTGGAGGCGGCGGATCTGGAGCGGCTGCGGGGGCTGGGGGCCACCCTCGACCTGCTGCCCCTGGCGATCCCCCCCAGCGCCAGTTCCCGCATCCGGGAGCAGCCCGATCCGGCCCAGGTACCGTCCGAACTCTGGCCGGTGCTGCTGCAGCACAATCTCTACGGCCTCTCCGAGCCCTGA
- a CDS encoding NAD+ synthase gives MRLALAQLNPLVGDLEGNGRRILAAAERARAGGADLLLTPELSLWGYPPRDLLLRPALIQRQERVLASLAAACPDGLALLVGVAEPVAGRRQPGLHNALALVERGGWRIVCRKRLLPSYDVFDERRYFLPGDAPAVLELEAGGHPWRLGLTICEDLWVEENLRSRWPDAVDPIADLAPRRIDLLLNLSASPFGRGKGEVRQGLAARAAARLGVPVVYLNQVGGNDELVFDGASFVVDRTGRPLLRLACAAEDLALWPLAPAPVSPGGGDAEPVPAAAPPDPWEQLLRVLVLGVRDYAAKCGFQRALLGLSGGIDSALVAVIAAAALGPARVEVLRMPSPFSSAGSLDDAEGLARRLGLATATLPIAPLMEAFAAALPPALGAPPAGVTEENLQSRIRGTLLMAVANQKGGLLLSTGNKSELAVGYCTLYGDMNGGLSVIGDLYKTTVFGLCEWLDGAASGPCRAALGLPSEGELIGAAIRTKPPSAELRPDQRDSDSLPDYGVLDPLLKASIEELRTPEQLVAGGADPELVARVTALLRRAEFKRRQAAPVLKVSDRAFGAGWRMPIASA, from the coding sequence ATGCGCCTCGCCCTGGCCCAGCTCAATCCCCTGGTGGGCGACCTGGAGGGCAACGGCCGGCGGATCCTGGCGGCCGCCGAGCGGGCCCGCGCCGGCGGCGCCGACCTGCTGCTCACCCCCGAGCTGTCGCTGTGGGGCTATCCGCCCCGGGATCTGCTGCTGCGGCCCGCCCTGATCCAGCGCCAGGAGCGGGTCCTGGCGTCCCTGGCGGCGGCCTGCCCAGACGGACTGGCCCTGCTGGTGGGGGTGGCCGAGCCGGTGGCCGGCCGGCGCCAGCCGGGGCTGCATAACGCCCTGGCCCTGGTGGAGCGGGGCGGCTGGCGGATCGTCTGCCGCAAGCGCCTGCTGCCCAGCTACGACGTCTTCGACGAACGCCGCTACTTCCTGCCCGGCGACGCCCCCGCGGTGCTGGAGCTGGAAGCGGGAGGCCATCCCTGGCGCCTGGGGCTGACGATCTGCGAGGACCTCTGGGTGGAGGAGAACCTGCGCAGCCGCTGGCCGGACGCGGTCGATCCGATCGCCGATCTGGCGCCCCGGCGGATCGACCTGCTGCTCAACCTCTCGGCCTCCCCCTTCGGCCGCGGCAAGGGGGAGGTGCGCCAGGGGCTGGCGGCCCGGGCGGCGGCCCGGCTGGGGGTGCCGGTGGTCTACCTCAACCAGGTGGGCGGCAACGACGAGCTGGTCTTCGATGGCGCCAGCTTCGTGGTGGACCGGACCGGCCGGCCCCTGCTGCGGCTGGCCTGTGCCGCCGAGGACCTCGCCCTCTGGCCGCTGGCCCCGGCCCCCGTCTCGCCCGGCGGCGGAGACGCGGAGCCCGTCCCGGCCGCGGCGCCGCCGGACCCCTGGGAGCAGCTGCTGCGGGTGCTGGTGCTGGGGGTGCGCGACTACGCCGCCAAGTGCGGCTTCCAGCGGGCCCTGCTGGGGCTGAGTGGCGGCATCGATTCGGCCCTGGTGGCAGTGATCGCCGCCGCGGCCCTCGGCCCCGCCCGGGTGGAGGTGCTGCGCATGCCCTCCCCCTTCAGCTCGGCCGGTTCCCTCGACGATGCCGAGGGCCTGGCCCGGCGGCTCGGGCTGGCCACCGCCACCCTGCCGATCGCGCCGCTGATGGAGGCCTTCGCCGCCGCCCTTCCCCCCGCCCTGGGGGCGCCCCCGGCCGGGGTCACCGAGGAGAATCTGCAGTCCCGCATCCGCGGCACGTTGTTGATGGCGGTGGCCAACCAGAAGGGGGGCCTGCTGCTCTCCACCGGCAACAAGTCGGAGCTGGCGGTGGGCTACTGCACCCTCTACGGCGACATGAACGGCGGACTGTCGGTGATCGGCGATCTCTACAAGACCACCGTCTTCGGCCTCTGTGAGTGGCTGGACGGCGCGGCCTCCGGCCCCTGCCGGGCGGCCCTCGGCCTGCCGTCCGAGGGGGAGCTGATCGGCGCGGCGATCCGCACCAAGCCCCCCAGCGCCGAGCTGCGTCCCGACCAGCGCGACAGCGATTCTCTGCCCGATTACGGGGTGCTTGACCCCCTGCTGAAGGCTTCGATCGAGGAGCTGCGCACCCCGGAGCAACTGGTGGCCGGAGGGGCCGATCCGGAACTGGTGGCCCGGGTGACCGCCCTGCTGCGGCGGGCCGAGTTCAAGCGGCGCCAGGCGGCACCGGTGCTCAAGGTGAGCGATCGGGCCTTCGGCGCCGGCTGGCGGATGCCCATCGCCTCGGCCTAG
- the ald gene encoding alanine dehydrogenase yields the protein MPAPGPAPLASPMASIGVPTEIKRDEQRVALTPDGVHELVSQGMEVRVQEGAGLGAGISDDDYRASGARIVSCEEAWAAHLVVKVKEPQPQEFGFLRSDLVLFTYLHLAAYPEVGKALLEAGTTAVAYETVQLEDGSLPLLAPMSEVAGRLAAQVGAHLLEKPHGGRGVLMGGCTGVRPARVMVLGAGTVGWNAARIAAAMDAEVFLLDRSPHRLRGLESDRRGRMTSLVSSRSLIERLVPGTDLLIGAVLLPGGRAPTLVSEDLVQRMRPGSVIVDVAIDQGGCIATSRETTHTDPVVTIHGVQHYAVGNMPGAVPFTSTEALVSVTLPYILVMAGRGLLEAVTDRPELLSGLNTVDGAVCHPGVAKALGVAPRHPMACLR from the coding sequence ATGCCAGCTCCCGGCCCGGCACCCCTGGCCTCTCCGATGGCGAGCATCGGTGTGCCCACGGAGATCAAGCGCGACGAACAGCGGGTGGCCCTCACGCCCGACGGCGTCCATGAGCTGGTGTCCCAGGGCATGGAGGTGCGCGTCCAGGAGGGGGCGGGCCTGGGGGCCGGCATCAGCGACGACGACTACCGCGCCTCCGGGGCCCGCATCGTCAGCTGCGAGGAGGCCTGGGCGGCCCACCTGGTGGTGAAGGTGAAGGAACCGCAGCCGCAGGAGTTCGGCTTCCTGCGCAGCGACCTGGTGCTGTTCACCTACCTGCACCTGGCGGCCTATCCCGAGGTGGGCAAGGCCCTGCTGGAGGCGGGCACCACGGCGGTGGCCTACGAGACGGTGCAGCTCGAGGACGGCAGCCTGCCCCTGCTGGCCCCGATGAGCGAGGTGGCCGGACGGCTGGCGGCCCAGGTGGGGGCCCACCTGCTGGAGAAGCCCCACGGGGGACGGGGTGTGCTGATGGGGGGCTGCACCGGCGTGCGGCCGGCGCGGGTGATGGTGCTGGGGGCCGGCACCGTGGGCTGGAACGCCGCCCGCATCGCCGCGGCCATGGATGCGGAGGTGTTCCTGCTGGATCGTTCGCCCCACCGCCTGCGGGGCCTGGAGTCCGACCGGCGCGGCCGGATGACCAGCCTGGTGAGCAGCCGCAGTCTGATCGAGCGGCTGGTGCCCGGGACCGACCTGCTGATCGGGGCCGTGCTCCTTCCCGGTGGCCGCGCCCCCACCCTGGTGAGCGAGGACCTGGTGCAGCGGATGCGGCCCGGGTCGGTGATCGTCGATGTGGCCATCGACCAGGGCGGCTGCATCGCCACCAGCCGCGAGACCACCCACACCGATCCGGTGGTGACCATCCATGGGGTGCAGCACTACGCCGTGGGCAACATGCCCGGCGCCGTGCCCTTCACCTCCACCGAGGCGCTGGTGAGCGTCACCCTCCCCTACATCCTGGTGATGGCGGGGCGGGGGTTGCTGGAGGCGGTCACCGATCGGCCCGAACTGCTCAGTGGCCTGAACACGGTCGACGGGGCCGTCTGCCACCCGGGGGTGGCCAAGGCCCTGGGGGTGGCGCCGCGCCATCCGATGGCCTGTCTGCGCTGA
- a CDS encoding class I SAM-dependent methyltransferase: MLLPIDAGDDAATLTEPSLSLMEEQILASWVVNASTWTRAVRRGEILSRVRVTNGAIVEAIADCAPATLLDLGCGEGWLSHHCARQGIAVLGTDAVAELTTIAADTAPDGARFRTLSHQQIGAGVLKERFDVVVANFSLLGDGSLDELFAALPALLAPNGSVLVQTLHPMLICPDHPYEDGWREGSWAGFSPAFRTPAPWFFRTLESWVRLFRHHGLVVRELREPIDPLSGQPASVIFRATI, encoded by the coding sequence ATGCTCCTTCCCATCGACGCCGGCGATGACGCGGCCACCCTTACGGAACCGTCGCTGTCGTTGATGGAAGAGCAGATCCTGGCGTCCTGGGTCGTCAACGCCTCCACCTGGACCCGGGCCGTGCGCCGCGGCGAGATCCTCAGCCGCGTGCGGGTGACCAATGGGGCGATCGTGGAGGCCATCGCCGACTGTGCGCCGGCCACCCTGCTGGATCTCGGCTGCGGCGAGGGCTGGCTGTCCCACCACTGCGCCCGCCAGGGCATCGCCGTGCTCGGCACCGACGCGGTGGCCGAGCTCACCACCATCGCCGCTGACACCGCGCCGGACGGCGCCCGCTTCCGGACGCTCTCCCACCAGCAGATCGGCGCCGGCGTCCTGAAGGAACGCTTCGACGTGGTGGTGGCCAACTTCTCCCTGCTCGGGGATGGCAGCCTCGACGAGCTGTTCGCGGCGCTGCCGGCCCTGCTGGCGCCCAACGGCAGCGTCCTCGTCCAGACGCTGCATCCGATGCTGATCTGCCCCGACCATCCCTACGAGGACGGCTGGCGGGAGGGGTCCTGGGCCGGCTTCTCCCCCGCCTTCCGCACACCGGCGCCCTGGTTCTTCCGGACCCTGGAATCCTGGGTGCGGCTGTTCCGACACCATGGCCTGGTCGTCCGGGAGCTGCGCGAACCGATCGATCCCCTCAGCGGCCAGCCCGCCTCGGTGATCTTCCGCGCCACCATTTGA
- a CDS encoding response regulator transcription factor: MRVLLIEDDEAFRVGIEAYLLRLPAVTVVRAVSDGEQGLEALAAAPADVVVLDIGLPGLGGLETCRRISAAHDLPVLVLTSQDDGRWVQRLWDAGASGYLHKAEALEQLATALTSVAQGASWWDRSATRALRSRDTTDAAGDPEGSLALLTPREREVLAAMAGGLTNRQIADSLGLGTGTVRVYLHTIFQKLQVSNRTQAVLKFLDPD; encoded by the coding sequence ATGCGGGTGCTGCTGATCGAGGACGACGAAGCGTTCCGGGTGGGGATCGAGGCGTACCTGCTGCGCCTGCCGGCGGTCACCGTCGTGCGGGCGGTCAGCGATGGCGAGCAGGGCCTGGAGGCCCTGGCGGCGGCCCCGGCCGATGTGGTGGTGCTCGACATCGGCCTGCCCGGGCTGGGGGGGCTGGAGACCTGCCGGCGGATCAGCGCCGCCCACGACCTGCCGGTTCTGGTCCTGACCAGCCAGGACGACGGTCGCTGGGTGCAGCGGCTGTGGGACGCCGGCGCCAGCGGCTATCTCCACAAGGCCGAAGCCCTGGAGCAGCTGGCAACCGCCCTGACCAGCGTCGCGCAGGGGGCCAGCTGGTGGGACCGCTCCGCCACCCGGGCCCTGCGCAGCCGAGACACCACTGACGCCGCCGGCGATCCGGAGGGATCCCTGGCGTTGCTGACGCCACGGGAGCGGGAGGTGCTGGCGGCCATGGCCGGCGGTCTCACCAACCGCCAGATCGCGGACAGTCTCGGCCTGGGCACCGGGACGGTGAGGGTGTACCTGCACACCATCTTCCAGAAGCTGCAGGTGAGCAATCGCACACAGGCGGTGCTGAAGTTCCTGGATCCGGACTGA
- a CDS encoding sensor histidine kinase: protein MSRVVRFPGALWALTGLILLVELATPPHIVFGYLYVIPLVIGAPQRGRRDALTFLALCCGLTLANLAVPEPDPEWRAVLVDRLLVCLALTVTTFLCLHNRHLVRQQVDLEVRLAQADLRRDMIATLAHDLKTPVLGTIATARMMELEARPSPGGLLERGIDAILASQERSLRLIEDLLRLFRADQEGLCLQPETCDLGRLAAEAIEAVGPIARERSVALIQLQPSGPRPLTLPGDPGGLRRLLENLLLNAVNHSLRGERVWLDLQRQQGQAVVTVSDRGRGFSDASLPHLFERFYQSDPELRGSGLGLYLSRQITEAHGGSIRASNLPAGGASIEVRLPLETPPG, encoded by the coding sequence GTGAGCCGGGTGGTCCGATTCCCCGGGGCGCTCTGGGCCCTCACCGGCCTGATCCTGCTGGTGGAGCTGGCCACGCCGCCCCACATCGTCTTCGGCTATCTGTACGTGATCCCGCTGGTGATCGGGGCGCCCCAGCGCGGCCGCCGCGACGCCCTCACCTTCCTGGCGCTCTGCTGCGGGCTGACCCTTGCGAATCTGGCGGTGCCGGAGCCGGATCCCGAGTGGAGGGCGGTGCTTGTGGATCGCCTGCTCGTCTGCCTGGCCCTGACGGTGACCACCTTCCTGTGCCTGCACAACCGCCACCTGGTGCGCCAGCAGGTGGATCTGGAGGTGCGGCTGGCCCAGGCGGATCTGCGCCGGGACATGATCGCCACCCTCGCCCACGACCTCAAGACCCCCGTGCTGGGGACGATCGCCACCGCCCGGATGATGGAGCTTGAGGCGCGTCCGAGCCCGGGGGGCCTGCTCGAGCGCGGCATCGACGCCATTCTCGCCAGCCAGGAGCGAAGCCTGCGGCTGATCGAGGACCTGCTGCGGCTGTTCCGCGCCGACCAGGAGGGCCTCTGCCTGCAGCCGGAGACCTGCGACCTGGGGCGCCTCGCCGCCGAGGCGATCGAGGCCGTGGGTCCGATCGCCCGCGAGCGGTCCGTGGCCCTGATCCAGCTCCAACCCTCCGGGCCGCGCCCCCTCACCCTGCCGGGGGATCCCGGAGGCCTCCGCCGCCTGCTGGAGAACCTGCTGCTCAATGCCGTCAACCACAGCCTGCGGGGCGAACGCGTCTGGCTCGACCTGCAGAGGCAGCAGGGCCAGGCGGTGGTCACCGTCAGCGACCGGGGCCGGGGTTTCTCCGACGCGAGCCTGCCGCACCTGTTCGAGCGCTTCTACCAGAGCGATCCGGAGCTGCGGGGCAGCGGACTCGGGCTCTACCTGTCGCGGCAGATCACCGAAGCCCACGGCGGCAGCATCCGGGCCAGCAACCTGCCTGCCGGCGGGGCCAGCATCGAGGTGCGACTGCCGCTGGAGACACCGCCAGGCTGA
- a CDS encoding osmosensitive K+ channel His kinase sensor, whose product MIRSSRGRGRHKVFIGMAPGVGKTCRMLQEGRELLKEGTDVVIGLLETHGRQETIRQAEGLEQVPRKQLLYQGVTLEELDVAAVLERRPQLVLVDELAHTNIPGSERKKRWQDVEALLLSGLDVYSTLNIQHLESLNDLVAELTGVVVRERIPNRVLEQADEVVLVDVTPETLQERLKEGKVYAPEKVPQALANFFQRRHLVALRELSLREVADRVEEEEPTAAGLRERVMVCVSAYPSATRLLRRAARLASTMDAPLLALTIQDPGRFLSRQETLRLEACATLCQDVGGTFLRIESSDVLGTIARVARERRITQIVLGQTLRSRWQVLLRRPISERLQQLLRGLSIDLHLISDTTAPGADAEP is encoded by the coding sequence TTGATCCGTTCCAGCCGCGGCCGGGGCCGCCACAAGGTGTTCATCGGCATGGCGCCGGGCGTGGGCAAGACCTGCCGCATGCTCCAGGAAGGCCGGGAGCTGCTCAAGGAGGGCACCGACGTGGTGATCGGCCTGCTGGAGACCCACGGCCGCCAGGAGACCATCCGCCAGGCCGAGGGCCTGGAGCAGGTGCCGCGCAAGCAACTGCTCTACCAGGGGGTGACCCTGGAGGAGCTGGACGTGGCCGCCGTGCTGGAGCGCCGGCCCCAGCTGGTGCTGGTGGACGAGCTGGCCCACACCAACATCCCCGGCAGCGAACGCAAGAAGCGCTGGCAGGACGTGGAGGCGCTGTTGCTGTCCGGTCTGGATGTGTACTCCACCCTCAACATCCAGCACCTGGAGAGCCTCAACGATCTGGTGGCCGAGCTCACCGGGGTGGTGGTGCGCGAGCGGATCCCCAACCGGGTGCTGGAGCAGGCCGACGAGGTGGTCCTGGTGGACGTCACCCCCGAGACCCTCCAGGAGCGGCTGAAGGAGGGCAAGGTGTACGCCCCGGAGAAGGTCCCCCAGGCGCTGGCCAACTTCTTCCAGCGCCGCCACCTGGTGGCCCTGCGGGAGCTGTCGCTGCGGGAGGTGGCCGACCGGGTGGAGGAGGAGGAGCCCACGGCGGCGGGCCTGCGGGAGCGGGTGATGGTGTGCGTGTCGGCCTATCCGAGCGCGACGCGGCTGCTGCGCCGCGCCGCCCGCCTGGCCAGCACCATGGACGCGCCGCTGCTGGCCCTCACCATCCAGGATCCCGGCCGCTTCCTCAGCCGGCAGGAGACCCTGCGGCTCGAAGCCTGCGCCACCCTGTGCCAGGACGTGGGCGGCACCTTCCTGCGCATCGAGAGCAGCGACGTGCTCGGCACCATCGCCCGGGTGGCACGGGAGCGGCGCATCACGCAGATCGTGCTGGGGCAGACGCTGCGCTCCCGCTGGCAGGTGCTGCTGCGTCGGCCGATCTCGGAGCGGCTGCAGCAGCTGCTGCGGGGGCTCAGCATCGATCTGCACCTGATCTCCGACACCACGGCGCCCGGCGCCGACGCGGAGCCGTGA
- the kdpC gene encoding K(+)-transporting ATPase subunit C, producing MNALSRLGQGLRLTLVLWLLTVVVITLPMLGLARIAAPRQAEGSLVRVDGRVVGSALIGQAFTGDRYLQGRPSAVAYGGGDPPSSGPSNLAPGNPALAQRVAAEAAAWGGRGVARPAADLLTSSGSGLDPDISLEAARQQLPRIAAARRLPPDRLEALLERQSHRPLLGLARPPLVNVLAFNLALDQLVP from the coding sequence ATGAACGCCCTTTCCCGCCTCGGCCAGGGCCTGCGCCTCACCCTGGTGCTCTGGCTGCTCACCGTCGTGGTGATTACCCTGCCGATGCTCGGACTGGCCCGCATCGCCGCCCCCCGGCAGGCCGAGGGGAGCCTGGTGCGCGTCGATGGGCGCGTGGTGGGCTCGGCCCTGATCGGCCAGGCCTTCACCGGTGATCGCTACCTGCAGGGCCGGCCCAGCGCCGTGGCCTACGGCGGTGGCGATCCCCCCAGCTCAGGCCCCAGCAACCTGGCCCCCGGCAACCCCGCCCTGGCCCAGCGGGTCGCGGCGGAGGCCGCCGCCTGGGGTGGCCGGGGCGTGGCCAGGCCGGCCGCCGATCTGCTCACCAGTTCCGGGTCGGGGCTCGACCCCGACATCAGCCTGGAGGCGGCCCGGCAGCAGCTGCCGCGGATCGCCGCCGCCCGCCGGCTGCCACCCGACCGGCTGGAGGCCCTGCTGGAGCGCCAGAGCCACCGGCCGCTGCTCGGCCTGGCCCGGCCGCCGCTGGTGAACGTGCTGGCCTTCAACCTCGCCCTCGACCAGCTGGTGCCTTGA
- a CDS encoding potassium-transporting ATPase subunit F: MVLLKRPLFWLPLLLATGTVLLAPLQRGRLDSLQSHALALLISVTLALSAYLFTAMVRPEKF, encoded by the coding sequence ATGGTTCTGCTCAAGCGACCGCTGTTCTGGCTGCCCCTGCTGCTCGCCACCGGCACCGTGCTGCTCGCCCCCCTGCAGCGGGGCCGCCTGGACAGCCTCCAGAGCCATGCCCTGGCCCTGCTGATCAGCGTCACCCTGGCCCTCTCGGCCTATCTGTTCACCGCCATGGTCCGCCCGGAGAAATTCTGA